From a region of the Sesamum indicum cultivar Zhongzhi No. 13 linkage group LG3, S_indicum_v1.0, whole genome shotgun sequence genome:
- the LOC105158809 gene encoding uncharacterized protein LOC105158809: MAHLAAVTPPTAKPLISAFSRKTTHLGSPRFHNKVCTCNTVSDQERHVQRRNVALGLAGVVLGLSVGGGNAKGAARRPPPPPPEEKKDPNVTGVTAKVLASKKRKEAMKESIAKLREKGKAIQEPSK; encoded by the exons ATGGCCCATTTAGCCGCAGTTACACCCCCCACAGCAAAACCATTGATCTCTGCGTTCTCAAGGAAAACAACTCATTTGGGCTCTCCAAGATTCCACAACAAAGTCTGCACTTGTAATACTGTCTCTGATCAAGAAAGACATGTCCAAAGGAG GAATGTTGCATTGGGGTTGGCAGGTGTGGTGCTGGGATTGAGTGTGGGTGGCGGGAATGCAAAGGGGGCAGCGAGACggccaccaccacctccaccgGAAGAGAAAAAGGACCCAAATGTGACTGGGGTGACAGCAAAAGTTCTGGCCAGCAAGAAGAGGAAGGAAGCCATGAAAGAGTCCATTGCCAAGctaagagaaaaaggaaaggcCATTCAAGAGCCATCTAAATAG